The proteins below are encoded in one region of Apium graveolens cultivar Ventura chromosome 4, ASM990537v1, whole genome shotgun sequence:
- the LOC141718764 gene encoding transmembrane ascorbate ferrireductase 2: MGAPVVRFPIMTIIRLVGISVSALLLTWTLHFRGGIALISDNKDLIFNVHPVLMVISLVFLNGEAMLAYKTVSGTKSFKKLVHLTLQFLAFFLSLIGVWAAIKFHNDKGIDNFYSLHSWLGLLCVFLFSIQWAAGFATFWYPGGSRNSRSSLLPWHLFFGVYIYALAVATCATGILEKATFLQTNHIISRYSSEAILVNSLGILLIALGGFVILAIISPGNGKGEILRGSTE, from the exons ATGGGGGCACCGGTGGTGAGATTTCCGATCATGACAATCATAAGACTCGTCGGAATATCTGTGTCGGCGCTGCTTTTAACGTGGACTCTACACTTTCGTGGTGGCATCGCTCTCATCTCCGATAACAAAGATCTCATCTTTAAT GTCCATCCGGTTTTAATGGTGATTAGCCTCGTGTTCTTGAATGGCGAAG CAATGCTAGCATACAAGACGGTTTCAGGAACAAAAAGCTTTAAGAAATTAGTTCATCTTACATTACAATTCCTAGCTTTCTTTTTGAGCTTGATTGGTGTATGGGCTGCTATAAAGTTCCACAATGATAAGGGTATTGATAATTTCTACAGCTTGCACTCGTGGCTGGGCTTACTTTGTGTTTTCTTGTTTAGCATCCAG TGGGCAGCTGGGTTTGCAACCTTCTGGTACCCAGGTGGTTCAAGAAATAGCAGATCATCCCTTCTTCCTTGGCATTTATTCTTCGGGGTTTACATCTATGCCCTTGCTGTTGCTACTTGTGCTACTGGGATACTAGAAAAAGCAACATTTCTTCAGACCAACCATATCATATCACGCTACTCTTCAGAGGCAATATTAGTGAATTCTTTGGGCATCTTGTTAATTGCTTTGGGTGGTTTTGTTATTCTTGCAATTATTTCTCCTGGAAATGGCAAAGGAGAAATTCTTAGAGGGTCAACAGAATAG